DNA sequence from the Deltaproteobacteria bacterium genome:
CGACGCGCAGCACGGCTCAGCCCTCTCCCTCGTCCGCCGTGGTCGCCAGGACCGGCTCGGGCACGTCGAGCTCGAGCGCGAGCAGCGCCTGCGCGAGCGTCTTCCCCTGGTGGTCGGCGCGCAGCGAGAGCGTGCCGCCGCCCCCCAGGGCATGGCGGAGGAGGAAGTTGAGCGCGCGCAGCCCGGGCAGCTCGAAGCATTCGACCGGCCCACCACAGAGGTCGCCGAAGTAGCGCCGCACGCGCTCGGCATCGAGCTCGCGGCGCAGGAACGCGAAGGCCTGCGGCGAGCGGGCGGCGACGCCGATGTTGGCGTGGTCGCCCTTGTCGCCCGAGCGTGCGTAGGCGATGCGCCTGAGCGGCACGCGCACGCAGGCCCCGCCCGCCTCCGGCAGCTCGATCAGCGAGGGCGGCGGCGCGACCGCGCTCCGCGTGCCGCCCGCGCCGGGCGGGGCCGGCACGAGCTCGCGGGCGATCCGCGACTCCCCGCGCACCACCTCGAAGCGCGGCGCCACCAGCTCCCGCGGCACGAGCGCCGGCCAGTACGCGTACGCTTCCTGCACCTCCGGCCGGCCGCCGAAGACGCCGAGCCCGGGCGGGGCCTGGAGCGCGAGGCCGAGCATCGTGTGCGCGAAGCGCTCGACCTTGCCGCGGTCGGGATCGCGCACGGCGGCGCGGAAGACGCCCTCGTTCGGCTCGACCTCGGGTGCCGCCGCGCCCCAGCAGCTCCGGTAGCCGACGAGATCCGCGCGCCGGTCGGCGAACTCCGAGCCGACGCGGTGCCAGAGCATCTCCGCGAGGCGCTCCGCCTTCGCGCCCACGTCGGGCCCCGAGAGGAGCGCCAGGCCGACGGCGCGCCAGCCGTCGCGGTAGACGACGGCGACCTTGAGCGAGTCGGGCGGCGGCGTGCCGCGGGCGCCTCCGACGGCG
Encoded proteins:
- a CDS encoding DUF1446 domain-containing protein; the encoded protein is MRETLRVGNASGYWGDDPGALAQQVRGGALDYVTLDFLAEITMVILQRQRARDPRLGYAYDFVGMLDSVLPDIVQGGIRVVANAGGVHVEACRDRIAEACRARGLTPAIGMVAGDDLLPRLDQLIGAGVPLANLDDGRPLAAIRDRIVAANAYLGAWPIAEALAAGGQIVVTGRTTDAALTLGPLVHEFGWAWNDWDRLAAGTVAGHVLECGAQATGGNLTDWRKVAPLDVGYPIAEVAADGRFVVTKHPGTGGRVSRATVTEQLLYEIGDPARYLTPDVSADFRGLEVIDAGRDRVAVGGARGTPPPDSLKVAVVYRDGWRAVGLALLSGPDVGAKAERLAEMLWHRVGSEFADRRADLVGYRSCWGAAAPEVEPNEGVFRAAVRDPDRGKVERFAHTMLGLALQAPPGLGVFGGRPEVQEAYAYWPALVPRELVAPRFEVVRGESRIARELVPAPPGAGGTRSAVAPPPSLIELPEAGGACVRVPLRRIAYARSGDKGDHANIGVAARSPQAFAFLRRELDAERVRRYFGDLCGGPVECFELPGLRALNFLLRHALGGGGTLSLRADHQGKTLAQALLALELDVPEPVLATTADEGEG